The window aaaaaataatataatttatctaATTCCTTGTGATATaaaaaatttacagcaatacaCTTATTTTATGGAATAATTTTATCTTAAACGGATGAATTATGTTGATGTGAGGATCCAAACTCCCATATCAAAGTTCAAGAAGTGATGGAATAAACGAGAAGCTTTGTTCTGCATCCTCATCATCATTGTCATCCGAAGCATAGTTACCAATAACCATGTATCCTAAATCAGCTTCTCCTGTCCTCCTTAAGATCTTTTTAAGTTCCAAAactttattttatataataatgacCTCctcaacaattatatatatatatatatatatatatatatatatatatatatattgaccaaGCTTAGgttttatgcatatgtatatGGATTGGTATGGATTTGGGCTGTGACGGGCTTGGATAATGAAGCAAAGCCTAAGGAAGACAGCCCATTAGGCCTAGTAAGAGGTAAAGCTCCTTAAAGGTCAAGTGAAGAGGAAATATGTGGTTCATATGGAAATGTGAAAGATAGTGCACATTCAATTCAACAAAACCAGCACACATCTTAATGATTGTGTCATGGAAAGGGAGAGACCAAATCAAGCTGTTGTACCCAAAACTTGGGGTGGCATCTCGTTGAGGTGATGCTGGAAGCTGCTGCTTCCTCTTTCTACTCCCCCGTGTTGCAACCCCATGATGATATCTACCCAACGCCACTCCTCAATCTACCAAAAAGGCCACCTCCTGAGGCTATGAACCCAGTCCCGGTGGGCCATGGTGGTGATGAATCTTGGTGTCTTGGCTCATTAATACCACACCGGTTAATCCAATCGTGTCGTGCTTGCATGGGACCAGAGCAGAGCAGGCAGCATCATGGGGTGGGATCCTCTCCAACCCAAACCCTGTTCTCCTTCCACCACCACCCCCTTCCCCCACTTAATTTGACCACCGGCCTCATTATGGCCCCATGATTACAGCATGAAGCCCCATTTCTCAGCTGCACGAGCATGTCTCCTACTCCCATAATTATAACTTGGGAGCGACGTTTCATTTACTGGAGGACCACATACACTTACACGTAAAGCAACCGAGCAGAAGGAGTAGTAGGAAAACAAATGAATAATACACATTGCATGGTAATTCGAGAGGTAGAAAACCTGACGTGGAATGGCATGATGATTCATGACAAGGCTCGCTGAGTTGATTCTTGGGAGCAGACATGCCGGCAAACAACCTGGTGTGGCTTTCTTCACCTTTACACCCAACAGTCTCAAGGATCACAACCTGGTGCACAGTTTTTGCCTCCGCTGGATGTTTGAGAAGGTTGAAGCAGCGGACCACAATCTATGACCACTTTTGATGGCATCCCCCCCCCACACATAGCTAGGCATGCAGTGTGCAGGTGGTGCCACCATCCTGGATTCATATCGAAAAAGCTTGGATGAGGAGTCCCCGCATATGTACATGAGCAAAAAAGGTTGGATGTGCTGCCTCGCCACGCCCACACCACTCACTATCTCTTTAGAAATTGCTAAGCAAGGTTTAGGAaaggagagaaagaggaggagacagagagagagagaaggactgGTCAGCAGTCAACCAGCATCACGTAAGCCTCAAGCAGATGCCGTCATGTCCGCTCTCCTCCTGCGTTTGTTAACGGCAAGCCAAACCCCGAAAGAATGCCCAGTGGGAtgggtaataataataataataataataataataataataataataataataataataatagtggaTGGCTAAAGAAAGGAGGGGCTTTGGCTGGTGCATGCCATTTCTTAACACAGGGAGACCACCAGACAAAGACATCTGACACGGTACCAACTTTGTTCTTTCCTTCCTCCATTTGTACCCCATACAGTCTCATTCAGTTGTAGTAAAAGTTTACACTTTGACTCGGATTTTTTGTGATACTCCATATACTTGTCTTCTATCTCCTGAATGGTCATCAAAAGCTGTGTCCAGCAACCGACTCTCGCAGACGGATGCAGTCAGTAGATACGGTTTTTGACTTGTTTACTTGTGGACATCTTCATCCCAAGATTCTATCTTTATATCTGAAGAACTCGCTCAGATACTACTAGTTATGTGTTGTTAATTTCCTGCTGCACGTCTTTGCACACGCAAACCGGCTAAGAGATAATAAGATTCATCAGTTCAGTAGAAAAATGACAGTTGATAGATTCGTGTTGGCAGGAAAAATAATAGCTAGAATTTTATGGTTCTCAAGCAGACCGACCCTTTTCCTCTCTCTTTGTTTCACAGAGTAATGCGTTCGAAGTTGCATATCTCTACTTTAATGGGGGACGTACAGGAAGACATGTCTGCTGCATCTATTCCACCTGTAGAATGCTTCGGAAAAGCCCACTGTGGAAGGTACATATGTTTCCGCCTCTTTGCTTTATTCTCGTGCGTAGGCTGCTCTTTTGTTCCTCCTTTCTTGGTCTCTGTGTACGCATACCCAAGTCAGCTCTTCCGCTGCTGCTGCGACTGCTACTGCTTACTTTTTCTGAACTCCTCATCCCCAACCACACAATGCAACATCCACTGGGAACGGTTTCTTAGGGATCACAAtcaccgcctctctctctctcttacgctCCCTCCATATCAAAACtaaggaggggaggaggaggtcggatgagagagagagaggcagagagGAGGGACAAAGTTCAGGGATGAGGAAGAGAATGGTGTTGGCCGCGGTAAACGTGCGCACGCAAAGGATGGCTTTTTGTTTTGTTCCCCCGTCGTCTCTTTATCCATCTGTTCGCTTCGTGTTCCGAGTCTCGCCCCTCCCCTCATCAAACTCTCTACACGTCCGCCTGGGCTTTAATATTCGCGGCGGGCTGCCCCGTCCCTGCTCCCACGTGCCGTTTTCCTGCCGACACCATCATCTCCCTGCCTCCCACGTGCTGACGCACAACTACAcctttcccccccccccccccttttatctCACCCCGGGGCCCGCCCTTCCGGGTTCAGGTGGTGGGCCACTTTGACCATTGACCTCGCTCGTCGGATGAGAACCACGGTGCACTGTCCGAAATAACGGCCGTTATGTAGCCAGCCACGTAAGCGGCTTTTGCATGGATTAACTACCGAAGATTTGTGGATAAAAGCAGTGAGGAACAAAAGCTGATCCAAAATGGATAAAAACATGTCCCATCTCTCAGTAGAGATGCCCGCTGGATAAAGCACATCGGAGggcaaaagaaggaagaaggaaactAAAAAACCAAAAGAGATCAAATACAATGAAAAGAAGTGATGTAGAATAGTGAGGAggaatgtatatacatgtatatatatatttatatgatgcGGGCATCTCTTAGGGCAGTTCTGTTCTCCAAAGTGGTTCAGAATTAGTTGAAGTGGGGTCGGGTCACGACGCAGACCCCACCGCGACAACAAGGACGATGACAGCCGCATTTGCCAGACACGCCTATATCCGCCTGATAAAGCCTGCCCTCCTCTTCTGTCtttctattcttttcttctttttcttctttgctgATATATGTTTTTGTACTGTTTTGTTCTCTAAAGTTCAGACTCATACACTTGTGCAGCACAAAAGTTTTATTGCAATTCCAGTAAAAATATTGCTGtaatgttcttttttttcttttctcccttcctttcttttatatttcttttttggcTTCCAAAAGAATGATTTCTGAGAAATACTGCATTGAATGCTTCTTAACATGGTTGACCATATCTGAAACAAGTAAAGAATCAACTCACTTGCCTACGTAACCTCACATGGAATGAACTTACAACAGGAATGAATGACATAAGCAATGGAAGTTGAAGCAGCAATTAAACATAGACACCTTCCGAAACTTTTCCCTTCTGCAGGAGCTTATTCACAGGTTTTCCCCCAAACATCCCGTTCTACCCCTTCGTTACTATTATCTTTTGGTCTCAAAATGCCCCTCTTTTCTTCCTATAAATACCCGCCTTCTTTTCCCAAACTCTCCACAAGCAGCAGCTCTCCCGTCCGTCTCTCCTCTTCGTCCCCTTTGAGCTATTCTGCTTCCTCAAACACTCCGTAGAGAGGGCTTCAGCTTCGGCCGAGGCTTAACCTGGGTGGAAGAACAAGGATGCACTAccaggcggcggcggcagcggcagaggCGTGGGGGTAcgtggcagcggcggcagcgaGGGGGGCGACAATGGACGCGCTAGAGCGGGTGGAGCGGCTGGCGGCGGAGAGCGCGGTGGTGATCTTCAGCGTCAGCACGTGCTGCATGTGCCACGCCGTGAAGCGTCTCTTCTGCGGCATGGGGGTGAGCCCGACGGTGGTGGAGCTGGACGAAGACCCGCGCGGCAAGGAGATGGAGCGCGCCCTCTCCCGCCTCCTCGGCGGCGGGGCGGCGGGCGGAGCCGCCGTGCCCGTGGTGTTCATAGGCGGGAAGCTCGTGGGGGCCATGGACCGGGTTATGGCCGCCCACATCAACGGCACGCTCGTCCCCCTCCTCAAGGAAGCCGGCGCCCTCTGGctctgagaccagctacatccgaaACCTCAAAACAGTATAACAACATTAATAGTGAGATGTTCCTGTTATAATGTCAGCTGCAGAACACCAACTTTTATAAGCAATGTGCGTTTTTCTATCTAATGGTTACTTAACAAAGAGAgtgaaagagaagagagagagagagagagagagagagagagagagagaggagaggggaGGTTGGTTTTTTTAAGGTCCTCCATTTTGGGTGCAAGATGAATATGCATGGGATTTGTGGGATGCATGTCTTCTTTTCTAAtgttcttccttttttctttttttcttcctttgggtTTTCCGAGGGTTGGTGGGAGTTATGTGGGGTTTGAGATGCATGGTAGTGATGAAGAAACGAGTGTCACtttgtttgatgatgatgatgatgttgatcatATGTATAGAAAGATCTCAACAagtaaaaatccaaaaaaaaaaaaaaagaagttgggTTTGTTTTCTTTTGATGTTACTCTCAAGTTCTGTGTTtgatcttcttttctcttttctgttGTTGTATATATGTCCTACCTAGTCTGCATTGATTGAAGTGGGACAATGCAACACTGTGTACTGTTGACAGAGAAAATAATTTTGAGTTCTTCATtgattaaagatatatatatatatatatcagataaTTTGAAGGTTGGAAATGGCAGAATGAGGAATCCTCCACCTCTTTACTTCTCCAAACTACCACACACACCGACAACAAACAAGTAATAaacaaagaagagaagagaagagaagagaagattcaAATGGGTCGCAGAGGTGGGCTGCATTTGCATTCACATGGAGGCATAGTCCTTCGAGTTCAGTCATAGACGGTCATAACCTTCAGTCCATCGCaggtgcagagagagagagagagttgggtgAGGGGGACAAACAACGCCCGCCAACTTCCTCCTCCGGTACGAAGCGGTTCTTTTGGGACATCCTTGTCGGAGTGTTAGGCCAATGGCGTGCCTCCACGCTACCCGATGCCGCCAGCTCGGCCGCCCCGGCGCACGCGCGATCCCATGGCGCGAATCTCCACAAGATTGTGtgtggcccaacgtccaatctcggGGCTCCCTCCTTTTTCTCTTTGCCTCTCTGTAGTTACGTTCTCCAATTATTGTTCCTCGAAATTATTCACACAATTTAGTTTCTCAACAATGTTTATTATATACACTACAAACAAATACAGGAAATTAATTAGATGCGTATACGAAAACAAAAAAATGTGCGTAATTGTGGTACAACTTCGTATATTCCTCACCAAATGTGAAGTAGAAACGATTGAGGTACATTGATTGACCTTTATTTGGCTCATATGGCCTTGGAGATGTACCAATCTTTTATATCGTTCAGTATCACCAAAGTTGATACAAGTGCTTTCATATCTAAGTGTATCTTTTGGCTTCTACTAGGAAGGCTTTTTTCCTGTTTAAGATGCCTTTGGAGTAGGAAAGCAACCTAAGCTTTGACCATGGACCATTATGGACAAAGAACAATTGCATGCCCATGTCCTTTTATGTTGAGTCAACAATCTATTATAGTATAAGAAGACCTTTTGATTTACGCCATGGTTTTTCTGCTAGCCTTTTGATATGTCTGTTTCTTGTGCCCACCTTCCTAGTGGCTTTATTCTGATGCTGCTTTCTTCAAGAAAGTCAAGTGCCATGGAATTGGTTTCTCAGTTTTATTCTGATGTTGATTTTATCGATAAACAAAAACAATAATTAGTGTATTGAGTGCTATTGAACTTATGGTTATATCTTGATCGGTATCGTTGATCTAGTTTTCGATATTATTGTGCTCGAGAACTATACGCCCCTTACGACACACCGTAAAATTAGTGTGCTTGATGAAAATATATTAGAGTGACaatgaaaatatattatgaatcaataatattattttcATGTTGATGTGATGGGTTTGGTATCAATAATATTATTCGCATGCGTCGAGTCTTGATTAATCGAAAATATTCACTATATCAAGTATTAATTAATTCGGTGCGGACCGATACTTGAAACCATGACTATGGGATAACTAAAAAATAGAGTCATGTAGCATCAGAATAGTAATTgaagtaaaatatttatatgacAGATCCTTCAGCTTTGCAGTCCGGCAGCTAAATTAGACGGGAGCAGTGTTGTGTTTCTCTTGCTTTCCTTGTGACTTCATATACTACTGTTTGGCCATTCATATATTGCGCATATTACAGAATCATTCATGTTTGGCTCCTCTTTATTTATGAGTGACCAATTAATTCATCATGTTATAGAATCATGGTTACACGTTATAAACCTACATATCCAACTCACCTGCGCCCACCTCACAATCTGCAACCAAACAAAAGTCTCGCAACTAAAACATGACGGTAGAGAAGCCAATGCAACAACACCTCATTAATTCGCAATAGACCAAAGTCAAGTAACCGAAAGAGATGACAGAGAGAACAAGCGAACATTTGTGTGGCTCTTCTTCAAACGTAGCTCCGTTCATTCccttccatccatccatccatccaacaATTAATGGGCAGTCAGACCTCAACACTGTTCGCCTCATTCTCCCTTTGAGGAGCTGCCATGCCTCCCTTGGCCTCTTCTGCACCGCCCTGTTCTTGCACCGTGTCTTGATCATCGACTACCGGTGTGGCAGAGTCGATGGGATAGATCTCGGAGGCCTTCTCAGCACTAAGCTTCG of the Musa acuminata AAA Group cultivar baxijiao chromosome BXJ2-10, Cavendish_Baxijiao_AAA, whole genome shotgun sequence genome contains:
- the LOC135624273 gene encoding glutaredoxin-C5-like: MHYQAAAAAAEAWGYVAAAAARGATMDALERVERLAAESAVVIFSVSTCCMCHAVKRLFCGMGVSPTVVELDEDPRGKEMERALSRLLGGGAAGGAAVPVVFIGGKLVGAMDRVMAAHINGTLVPLLKEAGALWL